In one Nicotiana sylvestris chromosome 8, ASM39365v2, whole genome shotgun sequence genomic region, the following are encoded:
- the LOC138876211 gene encoding uncharacterized protein has protein sequence MKILSINVPLVEALEQMSGYAKFMKDLVKKKRSMDCETIKMTRQVSTIVHSMAPKLEDPSAFTILCTIGSANFSKALCDLGASINLMPYSVFKTLGFGQKRLTSMRLQMADRTMKRPLGIIDDVLVRVDKFILPADFMILDCEVDYEVPIILGRHFLATGKALVDVEVGELTFRVGDEKVVFHVCK, from the coding sequence atgaagatcttatccattaatgtacctttggtggaggcacttgaacaaatgtcgggctatgctaaattcatgaaggacttggtgaaaAAGAaacgatccatggattgtgaaactataaagatgacccgCCAAGTTAGtacaatagtgcattcaatggccccgaagcttgaagatcccagtgctttcaccattctttgcaccattgggagtgcgaacttttctaaggctctatgtgacttaggggcaagtatcaacttgatgccctactcagtttttaaGACTTTGGGTTTTGGGCAAAAGAGgctgacttccatgagattgcaaatggcggatagaacgatgaagagaccattgggtattattgatgatgtgcttgtccgggtggacaaatttatcttgccagctgattttatgatcttggattgtgaggtggactatgaagTTCCAATAATATTAGGGAGGcatttccttgctactgggaaggccttagttgatgttgaagtaggggaactcaccttccgggtgggtgatgaaaaagtggtctttcatgtgtgcaagtga